The genomic region GCAAAATTTTCGAGATAGTTAAACTCTTTGGCCCTTTCGGCTTTCATTTTTTTTAAGTCTGCGACTATTTTTTCTTGTGTCGTAAGCTTGGCCCCGGCACTGACCAAAAGCTTCTCTATTTCCACGTTTTCCTGATCTCGGGCCTGTTGCAACAAGCTTTTGTCTTCATGTACAAAGTCTACGTTTTCCAATCTAGTGCTGCCTGTAGGGTGCAACAATATTTCCAAAAGTGCGGCATCTTCTTTTTCAATGGCGCTTGCTAGATTCGTATCTTCAATATACGTAACCAAGCCATTGCTGTTGACAAACAGCTTGAGCATGCGTTTAAAAGTGTCCGCATTTTCGTCAGTATACCTAACAAGCATGTTTTTTACAAAGTTCTTGAGTTTAGAAGGTGATACTTTGCTGGGCTTTCCAAAATCAAAAGCTTTTTTGAATTGGTCATAATCTATATTTTCAACTCCTCTGTTAAAGTTATATGCGTTTTTAGAATTCTCCCATTTTGAGTAAAACGTAATTCCCAAAGCCAATATGAGGGTTACTACTATAGGCCAATATGTTTTTTTGTGTCGAGTTGTTTTAAAAGCATCAAAAAGCAGTACTGAAAAGCCTAAAAACAATGAAATAAACCATAAATAATATCCTATTTTCAGCTCCTGCATATATGAACTGATCAAGGGTATCTTATATCCGTTGCCATAATCTACCGTAAGCCACCATATTGATGCAATACCTACACTGCTCACAAACAAAACCAATAAAACCCAAAGGTTTTTTTCGTGTTTTTGAAAAACGAAAAACAATAGCGCAGTTATAAAAAATATATTGGGGAGCAATGTGAAAACCGTTAGGCTGTCACTTATCAAAAAAATGGTAGAAATCCCTGTGGTATTGCCATAAATATTGAGTAGGTAAGAAATCAAATAGCCCAAAACTGAGGTGCTCAAAAGAAAACCGGTCAAGCCCATTGTAACTGTATTTTTTCGTACGCTTCCCATCTCTTTCAGCAAAAGCCAAACAGATAACGTAACCTGAAATAGTACTACAAAACCTATACTTAAAATAGAAGTGGTTTTTTGGTTGCCCTCGAAAAAAGCCCTACCCATGTGTATTACGAAAATGATATTGTAATACATCATTAAGCCACTTACAAGCAATTTGGGCACAATGAATCCCCTACCAGGTTTTAAATAAAAAAAACAAAAAAGAATGATGGTAAGCGGATACAGTAGAAAAACATAATGTGTGTTTTCTCCGAAAAACCAATAATACCCAAACCATAAGATATTGACCACCCCAAAAATGGCCAATATTGTTTTTTGGATTTTGGTGGGGGAAGATGATATTTCTTCTTTTACCCCTTCGTCATTGCTGTTAAAATTCCCAATATGAACGGTACCCTCCTCGTCTGGTATGATTACCGTCCTGTCCAAATCTTCGTTATCTTCTCCAATCAATCCGAGCATTTGGCCAGCATTGGAGACCCTGTCCCCTGCATTTTTTTGGAAGCATTTTTTTAACAGTTTATGATATTGCGCTGGGACCTTGGTTAGGTCTATTTCCCCTTCGGTAATGGCTTCGTGTACCAATTCAATATCCTGTATACCATTAGC from Costertonia aggregata harbors:
- a CDS encoding serine/threonine-protein kinase — its product is MKLNQYEWNPEKDKLGEGTFAEVFKAKDVYSNRDVALKIYKTAVKGSTTGSTGKSKYSLEQEFQNIQAVSHTNIITYYGLNYIKHTDAMGREGSHPVIIMEYANQGTLTEFLRTNPQPSTLNKLVSDIIKGVGHLHDEGIIHRDLKPGNILVNKNKRGTYSAKITDFGISKDTLSPENLTKPLTELIGTPHYMAPEQIYQKRFGLDGSISSRTDLWAVGVIIYKIFTGNLPFANGIQDIELVHEAITEGEIDLTKVPAQYHKLLKKCFQKNAGDRVSNAGQMLGLIGEDNEDLDRTVIIPDEEGTVHIGNFNSNDEGVKEEISSSPTKIQKTILAIFGVVNILWFGYYWFFGENTHYVFLLYPLTIILFCFFYLKPGRGFIVPKLLVSGLMMYYNIIFVIHMGRAFFEGNQKTTSILSIGFVVLFQVTLSVWLLLKEMGSVRKNTVTMGLTGFLLSTSVLGYLISYLLNIYGNTTGISTIFLISDSLTVFTLLPNIFFITALLFFVFQKHEKNLWVLLVLFVSSVGIASIWWLTVDYGNGYKIPLISSYMQELKIGYYLWFISLFLGFSVLLFDAFKTTRHKKTYWPIVVTLILALGITFYSKWENSKNAYNFNRGVENIDYDQFKKAFDFGKPSKVSPSKLKNFVKNMLVRYTDENADTFKRMLKLFVNSNGLVTYIEDTNLASAIEKEDAALLEILLHPTGSTRLENVDFVHEDKSLLQQARDQENVEIEKLLVSAGAKLTTQEKIVADLKKMKAERAKEFNYLENFAFGSTKFPEFSNTNSTWSYEFGKYKLSVKNKDVSHNKTAFFNLNTTETYTVGVKVTRGSKIGTVGLVFDSNNTDYHIAVVGNNTLILYKNLKGKWSKIKQVSVLTNNQTNSIKVLKNGNYVSCYLNGKMEIINQLINPTGGNYMGMINSNPKGSVTTYFDDFKVTGTKK